A section of the Pedobacter sp. HDW13 genome encodes:
- a CDS encoding DUF5723 family protein, translating into MKKLLLTLLAVAGFGVANAQQYALFGTKTMFDAFENPSQKSFTLDSSRKFSSNFFLPYFGTNAINKGSSKFTIRKLTQEGTWDTEGLPLGTGEVNHFFENSNIYVAAFRLFKSYKYQKEMGFAWQIRSDAHIDYTNETLAIFDSYERFTPGREYTGIFDTKGYQQTYHQFSFTYRENWNKRLAFGLKASLLSGMVYNKLDVKDSYLYIDPSASAMLIGLRGTYSANFSDFNEVDKKTFFPNFKNPGLSFGFGTNYTTKKGLFLMANVKDLGFIWWRSNTHRNTVDQSKVIENLENNQSNTNQEIEDIFLLSEQSKKFLAPTNAKIDVFVSKRYGFYKPALAVSKNLFYKGGDIAFVNTFIANDFSASVTPLYNLNQVFMVGVQAKYQTPNFELFLGSDNLIATSFQTLGTIKNDATVGSGPNGASFYMGVGIKFGNVVNHPQFSDVMPGINDNEGGSFFKSLFSIFKRR; encoded by the coding sequence ATGAAGAAACTTTTACTTACGTTACTGGCAGTAGCCGGCTTCGGGGTAGCAAATGCTCAGCAATACGCGCTTTTTGGCACGAAAACCATGTTCGATGCATTCGAAAACCCATCTCAAAAATCGTTTACTTTAGATTCGTCGCGAAAATTTTCTTCCAACTTCTTTCTGCCCTATTTTGGTACAAATGCCATTAACAAAGGAAGCTCTAAGTTTACGATCCGCAAATTAACACAAGAGGGTACCTGGGATACCGAAGGCTTACCATTGGGTACAGGCGAGGTTAACCACTTTTTCGAAAACAGCAATATTTACGTTGCGGCCTTCCGTCTTTTTAAATCGTACAAATACCAGAAAGAAATGGGCTTTGCCTGGCAAATCAGATCAGACGCCCATATCGATTACACCAATGAAACCCTGGCCATTTTTGATTCGTACGAGCGCTTTACCCCAGGAAGGGAATACACTGGCATATTCGATACCAAAGGTTACCAGCAAACTTACCACCAATTTAGCTTTACTTACCGCGAAAACTGGAATAAACGTCTCGCTTTTGGTTTAAAAGCCAGTTTGCTGAGCGGTATGGTTTACAATAAACTTGATGTTAAAGATTCTTACCTCTACATCGACCCTAGTGCATCGGCCATGTTAATTGGCTTAAGAGGCACTTATTCCGCAAACTTCTCTGATTTTAATGAAGTAGATAAAAAAACATTCTTCCCTAATTTTAAAAACCCCGGTCTGTCTTTTGGCTTCGGAACTAACTATACCACCAAAAAAGGGCTATTTTTAATGGCAAACGTTAAAGATCTTGGTTTTATATGGTGGCGGAGCAATACACACAGAAATACAGTAGACCAATCGAAGGTGATTGAAAACCTGGAAAACAACCAATCCAACACCAACCAGGAGATTGAAGACATATTTCTTTTATCGGAGCAAAGCAAAAAGTTTTTAGCACCTACAAATGCTAAAATTGATGTATTTGTATCTAAACGTTACGGCTTTTACAAACCTGCTTTAGCAGTTTCGAAGAATTTGTTTTACAAAGGCGGGGATATTGCTTTTGTAAACACCTTTATTGCCAACGATTTTTCGGCCAGTGTTACTCCCTTGTATAATTTAAATCAGGTATTTATGGTAGGTGTACAAGCTAAATACCAAACGCCTAACTTCGAATTATTTCTGGGATCGGATAACCTGATTGCCACCAGTTTTCAAACCCTTGGTACCATTAAAAACGACGCTACAGTAGGCAGTGGACCAAATGGGGCATCGTTTTATATGGGTGTAGGCATTAAGTTTGGAAACGTAGTAAACCATCCTCAATTTAGCGACGTAATGCCTGGCATTAACGATAATGAAGGTGGAAGTTTCTTTAAAAGCCTATTCTCGATATTTAAAAGAAGATAA
- the tsaB gene encoding tRNA (adenosine(37)-N6)-threonylcarbamoyltransferase complex dimerization subunit type 1 TsaB, with protein sequence MAKILQIETATAVCSVALSVNGKTVSVKEEIGQNLHASKLTLFIDEVLRTAGVNYSELDAIAVSKGPGSYTGLRIGVSTAKGLCYALDKPLIAIETLKMMAAGFQSENPEYKGLICSMIDARRMEVYTSVFDITLDVLLPTEAKIIDETSFSDLLSINKVTFLGDGAAKCAAVLTHENAYFDAANFNAATYMSALAETAFQQRNFEDVAYFEPFYLKDFVVTQSKKQQAQP encoded by the coding sequence ATGGCTAAAATACTTCAAATAGAAACAGCTACAGCGGTTTGTTCAGTTGCTTTATCGGTTAATGGGAAAACAGTTTCGGTAAAGGAAGAAATAGGGCAAAATCTGCATGCCAGTAAGCTCACCCTGTTTATTGATGAAGTGTTGAGAACTGCCGGTGTTAACTATAGCGAACTCGATGCCATTGCGGTGAGTAAAGGTCCTGGTTCTTACACGGGCTTGCGAATTGGGGTTTCTACTGCCAAGGGTTTATGTTACGCTCTAGATAAGCCGTTAATCGCCATCGAAACGCTAAAAATGATGGCGGCTGGTTTCCAGTCTGAAAACCCGGAGTATAAAGGGTTAATTTGTTCGATGATTGATGCGCGCCGTATGGAAGTTTATACTTCGGTTTTTGATATCACGCTGGATGTACTTTTACCAACTGAAGCTAAAATTATAGACGAAACTAGCTTTTCTGACTTACTTTCAATAAATAAGGTTACTTTCCTAGGTGACGGGGCAGCGAAATGCGCCGCCGTTTTAACCCACGAAAATGCATACTTCGATGCTGCTAACTTCAATGCTGCTACTTACATGTCGGCATTGGCCGAAACTGCTTTTCAGCAAAGAAACTTTGAAGATGTAGCTTATTTCGAACCTTTTTATCTCAAAGATTTTGTGGTTACGCAATCTAAAAAGCAGCAGGCGCAACCCTAA